In Salmo salar chromosome ssa15, Ssal_v3.1, whole genome shotgun sequence, one genomic interval encodes:
- the LOC106571680 gene encoding zona pellucida sperm-binding protein 3, with product MGFMMATILRVTLKQLILFSLVVNFISPAFSHTYSTDQWQRQLPSRMPQNGNHLHFKQHQRHQQTISRPVPVKTVAVMCFSDYMEIVVNADLFKTGTLIDMDDLRLGVEQYQAQEPCRATVSAAGDEYRIFAALSDCGTKHVLNEDSLIYTNHLRYTPSTIPDGVIQMDGAVIPIECHYERKYNLNSASLQSAWIPFTATVSAEDTLQFSLMLMTSDWLYERGSGVYFLGDRINVEVSVRLAHHTKLRVFVSSCAATLDPDSNSVPRYVFIENDGCLMDSQLPGSNSRFMRRTQDNNLRFHIDAFRFHQEDRAELYITCHLMAVPVMDHAEPSNKACSFIDGRWKSADENDLLCGRCPSLNSQKGVAPARRPLSERLGSSSPELRGYHSKPPASGDHWRSGMKTNKVWKQRATLGPMIVFPTKQKGLLPSPRMKEGVHRHGFPSATDNARPASPSSRWKSGMDFKRGPYFSQSQNAASHGPNKHGFVSSATYDGIRLKELIARRELEPTPEPIGAKMTTEKGSDSRG from the exons ATGGGCTTTATGATGGCAACCATTCTCAGGGTAACGTTAAAGCAATTGATTTTGTTCTCACTGGTAGTAAACTTCATCTCTCCTGCTTTTTCACATACTTACAGCACTGACCAATGGCAAAGACAACTTCCAAGCCGAATGCCCCAAAATGGCAATCATCTGCACTTTAAACAGCATCAACGTCACCAACAAACCATTTCCAGACCAGTTCCAGTGAAAACTGTCGCTGTGATGTGCTTTTCAGACTACATGGAGATAGTCGTGAATgctgatttgtttaaaactggtACGCTTATTGACATGGATGACCTGCGCCTTGGAGTTGAACAGTACCAAGCTCAAGAGCCCTGTAGGGCTACAGTTTCAGCAGCCGGAGATGAGTACAGAATATTTGCAGCACTATCGGACTGTGGAACCAAGCATGTG CTGAACGAAGACTCCTTGATCTACACAAACCACCTCAGATATACACCCAGTACCATTCCAGATGGGGTTATTCAAATGGATGGTGCTGTAATCCCAATTGAGTGTCACTACGAAAG GAAGTACAATTTGAACAGTGCCTCTCTCCAGTCGGCCTGGATCCCCTTTACCGCCACAGTGTCTGCTGAGGACACCCTGCAGTTCTCCTTGATGCTCATGACAA GTGACTGGCTTTATGAGCGGGGTTCAGGAGTCTACTTCCTGGGTGATCGCATCAACGTGGAGGTGTCTGTCAGGCTCGCTCACCACACCAAGCTCAGAGTCTTTGTTAGCAGCTGCGCGGCAACACTGGACCCTGACTCGAACTCTGTCCCCAGATACGTCTTCATTGAGAATGATGG GTGTTTGATGGATTCCCAGTTGCCTGGCTCCAACTCCAGGTTCATGCGTAGaacccaggacaacaacctccggTTCCACATTGATGCCTTTAGGTTCCACCAGGAGGACAGGGCGGAG CTGTACATCACATGCCACCTTATGGCAGTCCCTGTCATGGACCATGCAGAACCTAGCAACAAGGCATGCTCCTTCATCGACGGCAG GTGGAAGTCCGCCGACGAGAATGATTTGCTATGTGGCCGTTGTCCAAGTCTGAATAGCCAGAAGGGGGTCGCTCCAGCACGCCGTCCCCTCAGTGAAAGATTAGGCAGTAGCTCACCTGAACTTCGTGGTTACCACAGCAAACCCCCAGCCTCTGGCGACCACTGGAGGAGTGGGATGAAGACCAACAAAG TGTGGAAACAGCGTGCTACTTTGGGCCCCATGATTGTCTTCCCAACCAAACAGAAGGGTTTACTTCCATCACCACGGATGAAGGAAGGTGTCCATAGACATGGCTTCCCCTCCGCTACAGACAACGCAAGGCCTGCATCACCTAGCAGTCGTTGGAAGAGTGGAATGGACTTCAAGAGAG GACCTTATTTCAGCCAATCGCAAAATGCAGCTAGTCATGGACCCAATAAACATGGTTTCGTTAGCTCTGCAACGTATGATGGCATCAGGCTGAAAGAACTGATTGCCCGAAGAG AGCTGGAGCCTACCCCTGAGCCCATTGGAGCAAAGATGACCACAGAGAAAGGGTCTGATTCTCGAGGATGA